From one Magnetofaba australis IT-1 genomic stretch:
- a CDS encoding GIY-YIG nuclease family protein, with amino-acid sequence MASYVLEIDVARAITVTVGALGEVRLRRGRHLYVGSAKKAWNQRIARHMARTKKLRWHADYITTHSDVRVTQAWISPVDQECDTAQALMAPEVGAQPAWPRLGASDCHCAAHLLVVGKIRPIRTLLKQRGFVVWRQSMVSAG; translated from the coding sequence GTGGCCAGTTACGTATTGGAGATCGACGTGGCGCGCGCCATCACCGTCACGGTGGGCGCACTGGGGGAGGTGCGCTTGAGGCGTGGTCGGCATCTCTACGTGGGATCGGCGAAAAAGGCGTGGAATCAACGCATTGCCCGGCATATGGCGCGCACCAAAAAGCTGCGCTGGCATGCGGACTACATCACCACCCACAGCGATGTGCGGGTGACCCAGGCGTGGATTAGCCCGGTGGATCAGGAGTGCGACACCGCGCAGGCGTTGATGGCGCCCGAGGTCGGCGCGCAACCGGCGTGGCCGCGTTTGGGCGCATCCGATTGCCATTGTGCGGCGCATCTGCTGGTGGTGGGGAAAATTCGTCCCATCCGCACCCTGCTCAAGCAGCGCGGATTTGTCGTGTGGCGGCAGTCTATGGTCAGTGCAGGCTAG
- a CDS encoding insulinase family protein — translation MNLPQSAASAADQQSDGFVLQSRAAVEALNIVVESYRHQRTGARHIHLASDDPQNTFLVAFLTVPQDSTGVAHILEHTALCGSQRYPVRDPFFMMLRRTLATFMNAFTSSDWTAYPFSTLSRKDFDNLLDVYLDAAFFPNLDEMDFLQEGRRIEPAEEGDPEAELVYKGVVFNEMKGAMSSPVRVLWERMSHHLFPTTTYHYNSGGDPECIPDLTWEGLRAFHAKHYHPSNAVFFTYGDIPAAEHQMAFEGRVLSKFEPIDVSDLAVPDEQRFSAPKVAEEVYALEGEEDLTGKTHITLSWLLGPASDLSALLRGHLLSSVLLDNSSSPLMQALETTDLGSAPSPVCGLDDSQKEMAFACGLEGSDPDKAEAVERLILDVLEQVARDGVEPERVEAALHQLELSRREITGDGMPYGLKLILTALPAALHGGDPLSVLALEEALATLREESQDPRFIANLTQQWLLDNPHRLRMTLKPDPQLSEQRKEREKARLEAVRQQLSAAEKQALVEQAAALKARQEQEDNPELLPKVTVADAPKDLRIPEGEERTIGAMRATWFDRPTNGLDYLQLVCELPDFEAELFDELPLFAACLPEVGSGGRDYLQTQALQAQLTGGVSARAAVRAMAQDAQTYNSRFVVSGKALARNSDALAQLLGETLAAPRFDELPRLRELIAQLRAAAESRITDNGHGLAMSAACRGMSPTARLSDRWGGLVGVRRLKALDKSLDEPKNLAAFAERLQAIGEKLAQAPRQLLAVSEAPRFESLADSLNARLGGLSSTPLSDAFTLGHRPEVVRVGWSANSQVHFCAKAYPAVSYTHPDAPALMVLGPFLRNGFLHTAIREKGGAYGGGAGFDHDAAAFRFYSYRDPRLTETLGDFDRAVQWLLDGDHKSRQLEEAVLGVVGGIDRPGSPSGEARQAFHNALYGRTPDVRRAFRQGVLKVTMADLMRVAQTYLLPDSASIAVVSSSKSRDERDKLGLASESL, via the coding sequence ATGAATCTTCCGCAATCCGCCGCCTCCGCCGCCGACCAGCAATCCGACGGTTTTGTTCTGCAATCCCGCGCCGCTGTGGAGGCGCTCAATATCGTCGTTGAGAGCTATCGGCATCAACGCACCGGCGCGCGCCACATCCATTTGGCCTCCGATGATCCGCAGAACACCTTCCTGGTGGCGTTTCTCACCGTGCCGCAGGACTCCACTGGCGTGGCCCACATTCTGGAGCACACCGCTCTGTGCGGCAGTCAACGCTACCCGGTGCGCGATCCCTTCTTCATGATGCTGCGCCGCACCCTGGCCACCTTCATGAACGCCTTCACCTCCAGCGACTGGACCGCCTACCCCTTCTCCACGCTCTCGCGCAAGGATTTCGATAACCTGCTGGACGTCTATCTGGATGCGGCCTTCTTCCCCAATCTGGATGAGATGGACTTCCTGCAGGAGGGGCGGCGCATCGAACCGGCGGAAGAGGGCGATCCCGAGGCGGAACTGGTCTACAAAGGGGTGGTGTTCAACGAGATGAAGGGCGCCATGAGCTCGCCGGTGCGCGTCCTGTGGGAGCGCATGAGCCACCATCTGTTCCCCACCACCACCTACCACTATAATTCGGGCGGCGACCCCGAGTGCATTCCCGACCTCACCTGGGAGGGGCTGCGCGCCTTTCACGCCAAGCACTATCACCCCTCCAACGCGGTGTTCTTTACCTATGGCGACATCCCCGCCGCCGAGCATCAAATGGCGTTCGAAGGGCGAGTGTTGAGCAAGTTCGAGCCCATCGACGTGAGCGATCTGGCGGTGCCCGACGAGCAGCGCTTCAGCGCCCCCAAGGTCGCCGAAGAGGTCTACGCCCTGGAGGGGGAAGAGGATCTGACCGGCAAGACCCACATCACCCTGAGCTGGCTGCTGGGGCCCGCTTCCGATCTCAGCGCATTGCTGCGCGGCCACCTGCTCTCCAGCGTGCTGCTGGATAACAGCTCCTCGCCGCTGATGCAGGCGTTGGAGACCACCGATCTGGGCAGCGCGCCTTCGCCGGTGTGCGGCCTGGACGATTCGCAAAAAGAGATGGCCTTTGCCTGCGGTCTGGAGGGCAGCGACCCGGACAAAGCCGAGGCGGTGGAGCGTCTGATTCTGGATGTGCTGGAGCAGGTGGCCCGTGATGGCGTGGAGCCCGAGCGGGTGGAGGCGGCGCTGCACCAGTTGGAGCTGTCGCGGCGCGAGATCACCGGCGATGGCATGCCCTATGGCCTGAAGCTGATTCTCACTGCGCTGCCCGCCGCCCTGCATGGCGGCGATCCGCTGTCGGTGCTGGCGCTGGAGGAGGCGCTGGCGACCCTGCGCGAAGAGTCGCAGGATCCGCGCTTTATCGCCAATCTGACGCAGCAGTGGTTGCTGGATAACCCCCACCGTTTGCGCATGACCCTGAAGCCCGATCCGCAACTGAGCGAACAGCGCAAAGAGCGGGAGAAAGCGCGTCTGGAGGCGGTGCGCCAGCAGCTCTCCGCCGCGGAGAAACAGGCGTTGGTGGAGCAGGCGGCGGCGCTCAAGGCGCGTCAGGAGCAGGAGGACAACCCCGAGCTGCTGCCCAAAGTGACGGTGGCCGATGCGCCCAAGGATCTGCGCATCCCCGAAGGCGAAGAGAGAACCATCGGCGCCATGCGCGCCACCTGGTTCGACCGTCCCACCAACGGCCTCGACTACCTGCAACTGGTGTGCGAACTGCCCGACTTCGAAGCCGAGCTGTTTGATGAACTGCCGCTGTTCGCCGCCTGCTTGCCGGAAGTGGGCAGCGGCGGGCGCGACTATCTGCAGACCCAGGCGCTCCAGGCGCAGTTGACCGGCGGCGTCAGCGCCCGCGCGGCGGTGCGCGCCATGGCGCAGGATGCGCAGACCTATAACAGCCGCTTTGTGGTCTCCGGCAAGGCATTGGCGCGCAATAGCGACGCCCTGGCGCAACTGCTGGGCGAGACCCTGGCCGCGCCGCGCTTTGACGAACTGCCGCGCCTGCGGGAATTGATTGCGCAGCTGCGCGCCGCGGCGGAATCGCGCATCACCGATAATGGCCATGGCCTGGCCATGTCCGCCGCCTGTCGTGGCATGAGTCCCACTGCGCGATTAAGCGACCGTTGGGGCGGGCTGGTCGGCGTGCGGCGTTTGAAGGCGCTGGACAAGAGCCTGGACGAGCCGAAGAATCTGGCCGCTTTCGCCGAGCGTCTGCAAGCCATTGGCGAGAAGCTGGCGCAGGCGCCGCGGCAACTGCTGGCGGTGAGCGAAGCGCCGCGTTTTGAATCGCTGGCCGACTCCCTCAACGCCCGCCTGGGCGGACTGTCCAGCACGCCGCTGTCGGACGCCTTTACCTTGGGCCACCGCCCGGAAGTGGTGCGCGTGGGCTGGAGCGCAAACAGTCAGGTGCACTTCTGCGCCAAGGCCTATCCGGCGGTCTCCTACACCCACCCCGACGCCCCCGCGCTGATGGTGCTGGGCCCCTTTCTGCGTAATGGCTTCCTGCACACCGCCATTCGCGAAAAGGGCGGGGCCTACGGCGGCGGCGCCGGTTTCGACCACGATGCGGCGGCGTTCCGCTTCTACTCCTATCGCGACCCGCGCCTGACCGAGACGCTGGGCGATTTTGACCGCGCCGTGCAGTGGCTGCTTGATGGCGACCACAAATCCCGCCAGTTAGAAGAGGCGGTGTTGGGCGTGGTGGGCGGCATCGACCGTCCGGGCTCCCCCTCCGGCGAGGCGCGACAAGCTTTCCACAACGCCCTTTACGGACGCACTCCGGATGTGCGCCGCGCATTCCGGCAAGGCGTGCTCAAGGTGACCATGGCCGACTTGATGCGCGTGGCGCAGACCTATCTGCTGCCCGACTCGGCGTCAATCGCCGTGGTCAGCAGCAGCAAGTCCCGCGATGAGCGCGATAAGCTGGGGCTGGCGTCGGAATCCTTATGA
- a CDS encoding NupC/NupG family nucleoside CNT transporter produces the protein MLQSALGLIVLSAIAWILSEQRRAVSPGMVATGIGLQILLALALTKIDPLFHLFQSLNQLALALEQATRAGTSFVFGYLGGGPLPFDESSPGGGYVLAFRGLPLVLLVSALSALLFHWRILPVVVRAFSWALQRTLGVGGALGVAASANIFVGMTEAPLLIKPYLLRMSRSELFALMTCGMTSIAGTVMVLYASLIGSKVPDALSHILIASIISAPAAITIARIMVPDDGGRTADDAGIFFGDARGAMDAVTQGTTQGLKLLLNIVAMLVTFVALVSLANQILGALPDVAAAPLTLERILGWIMAPVTWLMGVPWSEATTAGSLMGVKTVLNEFVAYLNMAQLDEAALSPHSRLIMTYALCGFANFGSLGILIGGLGAIAPERRDEVVALGMKSLIAGTLGVCMTGAVIGLLNG, from the coding sequence ATGCTGCAAAGCGCCCTGGGATTGATCGTCCTCTCCGCCATCGCCTGGATATTGAGCGAGCAGCGCCGCGCCGTCAGTCCAGGCATGGTGGCGACCGGCATCGGTTTGCAGATTCTCCTGGCTCTGGCGCTGACCAAAATCGACCCGCTGTTTCACCTGTTCCAATCCCTCAATCAACTGGCGCTGGCGTTGGAGCAGGCCACCCGCGCGGGCACGTCGTTCGTGTTTGGCTATCTGGGCGGCGGTCCGCTGCCGTTTGATGAGAGCAGCCCTGGCGGCGGCTATGTGCTGGCGTTCCGCGGCTTGCCGTTGGTGCTGCTGGTGAGCGCGCTCTCCGCGCTGCTGTTCCACTGGCGCATTCTGCCGGTGGTGGTGCGCGCCTTCAGTTGGGCGCTGCAGCGCACCCTGGGGGTGGGCGGCGCGCTGGGTGTGGCCGCATCGGCGAATATCTTCGTCGGTATGACCGAAGCGCCGCTGCTCATCAAACCCTACCTGCTGCGCATGAGCCGCAGCGAACTGTTCGCCTTGATGACCTGCGGCATGACCAGCATCGCCGGTACGGTGATGGTGCTCTACGCCTCGCTGATCGGCTCCAAAGTGCCCGACGCCCTGAGCCACATCCTCATCGCCTCCATCATCAGCGCTCCAGCCGCCATCACCATCGCCCGCATCATGGTGCCCGACGATGGCGGCCGCACCGCCGATGACGCCGGCATCTTCTTCGGCGATGCGCGCGGCGCCATGGACGCCGTCACCCAGGGCACGACGCAAGGTTTGAAGCTGCTGCTCAACATCGTGGCGATGCTGGTGACCTTCGTGGCGCTGGTGTCGCTGGCCAATCAGATTCTCGGCGCGCTGCCGGACGTGGCCGCCGCGCCGCTGACGCTGGAGAGGATTCTGGGTTGGATCATGGCCCCGGTGACGTGGCTGATGGGAGTGCCGTGGAGCGAGGCGACCACGGCGGGCTCGCTAATGGGCGTCAAGACGGTGCTTAACGAGTTCGTCGCCTATCTGAACATGGCGCAACTGGATGAAGCGGCGCTGTCGCCCCACTCGCGCCTGATCATGACCTACGCGCTGTGCGGCTTCGCTAATTTCGGTTCGCTGGGGATTCTCATCGGCGGACTGGGCGCCATTGCGCCGGAGCGGCGCGACGAGGTGGTTGCGCTGGGGATGAAGTCCCTCATCGCCGGAACCTTGGGAGTGTGCATGACCGGCGCGGTGATCGGCCTGCTCAACGGCTGA